A window of the Pseudoliparis swirei isolate HS2019 ecotype Mariana Trench chromosome 13, NWPU_hadal_v1, whole genome shotgun sequence genome harbors these coding sequences:
- the arl4d gene encoding ADP-ribosylation factor-like protein 4D, whose amino-acid sequence MGNQLTDIAPNTSFLPSFQSLHVVVIGLDSAGKTSLLYRLKLKEFVKTIPTKGFNTEKIKVAVGPSRSINFQVWDVGGHEKLRPLWKSYTRRTDGMVFVVDSTELERMEEAKVELHKITRTSENQGVPVLILANKQDRDSASPVGEVEKLLAVHELSSYTLHHVQSCSAVDGRGLQPGLEKLYEMILKRKKMVKHNRNRKR is encoded by the coding sequence ATGGGGAACCAGCTGACTGATATCGCTCCCAACACGTCCTTCCTGCCAAGCTTCCAGTCTCTGCACGTGGTGGTGATCGGGCTCGATTCGGCCGGCAAGACCTCCCTGCTCTACAGGCTCAAGCTGAAGGAGTTCGTGAAGACGATCCCCACCAAGGGCTTCAACACGGAGAAGATCAAGGTGGCCGTGGGGCCGTCCAGGAGCATCAACTTCCAGGTGTGGGACGTGGGCGGCCATGAGAAGCTGCGCCCCCTGTGGAAGTCGTACACCCGGCGGACGGACGGGATGGTGTTCGTGGTGGACTCCACGGAGCTAGAGCGGATGGAGGAAGCCAAAGTGGAGCTCCACAAGATCACCCGCACCTCGGAGAACCAGGGGGTGCCGGTGCTCATCCTGGCCAACAAGCAGGACCGGGACTCGGCCTCGCCCGTCGGCGAGGTGGAGAAGCTGCTCGCCGTCCACGAACTGAGCTCGTACACGCTGCACCACGTGCAGAGCTGCAGCGCCGTGGACGGCCGGGGGCTGCAGCCGGGCCTGGAGAAACTCTACGAGATGATCCTGAAGCGGAAGAAGATGGTGAAGcacaacaggaacaggaagaggtgA